The following are encoded together in the Quadrisphaera setariae genome:
- a CDS encoding aminoglycoside phosphotransferase family protein — translation MVADDEIHLPEIVRQKADLDGDGGSAWAAALPGVLGELCDRWSLTLDEALPGASESYVVRARTSQGRVVVLKVCVPGDDFSARADLLRLAAGDGAVRLLAVDERHQALLLEALGADLAAEGRDPLRTLPVVARLLARLWRVPPPASLGSPVDKAASLGAFVASLDGALPGTASTRVVDAALACAARRSAAFDPGACRALHGDPAAANVLRVLAPREGAPDGYVLCDPQPFVGDPAYDLGVAVRDWVAPLRASADPAATMRSWCTALAGAADRPVDAVWDWALLERVATGLYATSLGAPESGLPLLETAEQVLGGPA, via the coding sequence GTGGTCGCCGACGACGAGATCCACCTGCCCGAGATCGTCCGGCAGAAGGCCGACCTGGACGGCGACGGCGGCAGCGCCTGGGCCGCGGCACTGCCCGGGGTCCTGGGCGAGCTGTGCGACCGGTGGTCGCTGACGCTCGACGAGGCGCTGCCCGGGGCGAGCGAGTCGTACGTCGTGCGCGCACGGACGTCGCAGGGGCGCGTCGTCGTCCTGAAGGTCTGCGTGCCCGGCGACGACTTCAGCGCACGCGCTGACCTGTTGCGCCTCGCCGCTGGCGACGGCGCCGTGCGGCTCCTCGCGGTGGACGAGCGGCACCAGGCGCTGCTCCTCGAAGCGCTCGGCGCAGACCTCGCAGCAGAGGGACGCGACCCGCTGCGGACCCTGCCGGTGGTCGCCCGTCTGCTGGCGCGGCTGTGGCGGGTGCCGCCGCCGGCGTCGCTCGGGTCGCCGGTCGACAAGGCGGCGTCCCTGGGGGCCTTCGTCGCCTCCCTGGACGGGGCGCTGCCCGGCACCGCGTCGACGCGGGTCGTCGACGCCGCGCTCGCCTGCGCGGCCCGCCGGTCGGCCGCCTTCGACCCCGGTGCGTGTCGCGCGCTGCACGGCGATCCCGCCGCCGCGAACGTGCTGCGCGTGCTGGCGCCGCGCGAGGGCGCGCCCGACGGGTACGTGCTGTGCGACCCCCAGCCGTTCGTCGGCGACCCCGCCTACGACCTCGGGGTCGCGGTGCGGGACTGGGTGGCGCCGCTGCGCGCCAGTGCGGACCCGGCGGCCACGATGCGCAGCTGGTGCACGGCGCTGGCCGGAGCAGCCGACCGGCCCGTCGACGCGGTCTGGGACTGGGCCCTGCTCGAGCGGGTCGCGACCGGCCTGTACGCCACCAGCCTCGGCGCGCCCGAGTCGGGCCTGCCGCTGCTCGAGACCGCGGAGCAGGTCTTGGGAGGTCCCGCCTGA
- a CDS encoding GH25 family lysozyme: MDLQRDEETPRAQRRYRSRWAALAVVVLVVAIGVVAFVAVPHHRPSLRAGEVHGVDVSNHQGAIDWPAVAADGIDFAYVKASEGGDFTDDRFSENWRGAQQAGLERGAYHFFTLCRPGADQAEHFLRTVAPEASALPPAVDLELAGNCAARPAREAVYAELDTFLAAVEAEWGRPAVLYVGEDWGGQYPVLDRSERPRWLVSFIGRPDQRWTVWQYAWWGRVDGMDGRVDLDVARLAELTAPAGIPAG, from the coding sequence GTGGATCTCCAGCGGGACGAGGAGACGCCGAGGGCGCAGCGCCGGTACCGGTCACGTTGGGCCGCGCTCGCCGTCGTCGTCCTGGTCGTGGCGATCGGGGTGGTGGCGTTCGTCGCAGTGCCGCACCACCGGCCGTCCCTGCGCGCTGGGGAGGTGCACGGCGTGGACGTGAGCAACCACCAGGGCGCGATCGACTGGCCCGCGGTGGCGGCTGACGGCATCGACTTCGCCTACGTCAAGGCCAGCGAGGGCGGCGACTTCACCGACGACCGGTTCTCCGAGAACTGGCGAGGGGCGCAGCAGGCCGGGCTGGAGCGTGGCGCCTACCACTTCTTCACCCTGTGCCGACCCGGCGCTGACCAGGCGGAGCACTTCCTGCGGACCGTCGCGCCGGAGGCGTCGGCGCTGCCGCCCGCGGTGGACCTGGAGCTGGCCGGCAACTGCGCCGCGCGGCCAGCGCGCGAGGCGGTCTACGCCGAACTCGACACCTTCCTGGCGGCCGTGGAGGCGGAGTGGGGACGCCCCGCGGTGCTGTACGTCGGCGAGGACTGGGGGGGCCAGTACCCGGTGCTCGACCGCTCCGAGCGGCCCCGGTGGCTGGTGAGCTTCATCGGGCGGCCCGACCAGCGCTGGACGGTCTGGCAGTACGCCTGGTGGGGCCGGGTCGACGGCATGGACGGGCGGGTGGACCTCGACGTCGCCCGGCTCGCCGAGCTCACCGCCCCCGCAGGGATCCCTGCCGGATGA
- a CDS encoding dihydrofolate reductase family protein → MARLRYWINTSLDGFIADAEGRFDWTEPDADLHAFFNDQERQLGTHLYGRRLFEMMRYWETALDIPDRPEVEAEYAHIWQAADKVVYSRTLTEVDTARTELAGGFDVDDVRRRKEEAERDLSIGGADLAAQALRAGVVDEVGLVVHPVVVGGGTPALPAGLRLDLALLEERRLSAGVVHLRYRVRR, encoded by the coding sequence ATGGCCCGGCTCCGCTACTGGATCAACACCTCGCTCGACGGCTTCATCGCCGACGCCGAGGGCCGCTTCGACTGGACCGAGCCCGACGCCGACCTCCACGCGTTCTTCAACGACCAGGAGCGCCAGCTCGGAACGCACCTCTACGGCCGCCGGTTGTTCGAGATGATGCGGTACTGGGAGACAGCGCTGGACATTCCCGACCGCCCCGAGGTCGAGGCCGAGTACGCGCACATCTGGCAGGCCGCCGACAAGGTCGTCTACTCCCGCACCCTCACCGAGGTGGACACCGCACGCACCGAGCTGGCCGGCGGGTTCGACGTCGACGACGTGCGACGGCGCAAGGAGGAGGCGGAGCGCGACCTCAGCATCGGCGGTGCCGACCTCGCCGCCCAGGCGCTGCGGGCCGGGGTGGTCGACGAGGTCGGGCTGGTGGTGCACCCCGTGGTGGTGGGCGGCGGCACCCCCGCCCTGCCGGCGGGGCTGCGCCTGGACCTGGCGCTCCTGGAAGAGCGGCGACTGTCCGCGGGGGTCGTGCACCTGCGCTACCGGGTGCGCCGGTAG